A genomic region of Cannabis sativa cultivar Pink pepper isolate KNU-18-1 chromosome 1, ASM2916894v1, whole genome shotgun sequence contains the following coding sequences:
- the LOC115706536 gene encoding uncharacterized protein LOC115706536, producing the protein MMNPRTDKLVRRTTMVATVTASYFLLTADYGSEPNALDPVKKAIKSAENSVKGYIFGPNTQSEEVQVEKLGSDNNIKKQP; encoded by the exons ATGATGAACCCACGAACAGACAAGCTAGTGAGGAGGACAACTATGGTGGCTACCGTCACTGCCTCTTATTTTCTCCTAACCGCCGACTATGGCTCCGAACCAAATGCTCTCGATCCT GTTAAAAAGGCCATAAAATCGGCAGAAAATTCAGTGAAAGGATACATCTTTGGACCAAACACTCAATCTGAAGAAGTTCAAGTAGAGAAGCTGGGCTCTGACAACAACATCAAGAAACAACCATAG
- the LOC115706533 gene encoding uncharacterized protein LOC115706533: MEGPKAAQPQPPQPLSFNSNKRPLSTHSLPHNSKRLKLRLLLNSLRPHFIEVISTPDFRNCRAADEIQEQLKQVVELFKQVISEANSSWKKNGQNQQEKPQNVSSDQQEKAQPESGEIKGTYVVGGSAFGWNFITFTSTDPVYYGMTKESFRAAKLITP; this comes from the exons ATGGAGGGACCAAAGGCAGCTCAACCCCAACCTCCTCAACCTCTCTCCTTTAATTCCAACAAGAGACCCCTCTCCACTCACTCTCTTCCACACAATTCCAAACGCCTCAAACTTCGTCTTCTTCTCAATAGTCTTCGTCCTCATTTTATTGAG GTTATTAGCACCCCGGATTTTCGGAATTGCAGGGCGGCTGATGAAATCCAAGAAC AGCTGAAGCAAGTGGTAGAGCTATTCAAACAGGTGATATCAGAAGCAAATTCCTCTTGGAAAAAGAATGGtcaaaatcagcaagagaagcCTCAAAATGTCTCTTCAGACCAACAAGAGAAGGCACAACCTGAATCCGGTGAGATTAAAGGGACATACGTTGTTGGAGGATCAGCTTTTGGATGGAATTTCATCACCTTTACCAGCACAGATCCAGTGTATTATGGCATGACCAAGGAATCATTCCGTGCAGCTAAATTAATTACTCCCTAA